The following are encoded together in the Zingiber officinale cultivar Zhangliang chromosome 8A, Zo_v1.1, whole genome shotgun sequence genome:
- the LOC122011808 gene encoding equilibrative nucleotide transporter 3-like, giving the protein MSNHMQNWELDKTKGRFTALFITWLLGNGSLFSWSSMLTIGDYYAYLFPRYHPTRVLTLVYQPFALGTTMILAYHEARLNTRRRNLLGYSLFFLSSLGLIVLDLATSGKGGLGIFIGVCIASGAFGVADGYTQGGMVGDLSLMCPEFIQSFMAGLAASGTLTSALRLITKAAFESSDDGLRKGAMLFLAISTFFELLCVFLYAFMFPKLPIVKYYRAKAASEGSMTVIADLAAAGIQSSVKDATAMEDPKQFERLSNKELLVQNIDYALDLFLIYVVTLSIFPGFLAEDTGSHSLGSWYTLVLIAMYNVWDLVGRYVPLLKPIKLVSRKGLIFASLLRFLFIPAFYFTAKHGDQGWMIMLTSVLGISNGYLTVCVLTEAPKGYKGPEQNALGNLLVVFLIAGLFSGVVLDWLWLIGKGW; this is encoded by the exons ATGAGTAACCACATGCAAAACTGGGAACTCGACAAAACGAAG GGAAGATTTACTGCACTGTTTATAACCTGGCTGCTTGGAAATGGATCCCTTTTCTCATGGAGTAGCATGTTGACCATTGGGGATTATTATGCTTATCTCTTTCCG AGGTACCATCCAACGAGAGTACTCACGCTTGTTTATCAACCTTTTGCCCTTGGAACAACAATGATACTAGCATATCACGAAGCAAGACTTAATACTAGACGTCGAAACCTGTTAGGATACTCGCTCTTCTTCTTAAGTTCACTTGGCCTAATTGTG TTAGATTTAGCAACATCTGGTAAAGGTGGGCTGGGTATCTTCATTGGTGTATGTATAGCGAGTGGAGCATTTGGTGTAGCAGATGGTTACACTCAAGGAGGAATGGTTGGTGATTTATCTTTAATGTGCCCAGAGTTTATTCAA TCTTTCATGGCTGGGCTCGCAGCTTCTGGGACTCTTACTTCTGCTTTGAGATTAATCACAAAAGCAGCATTTGAGAGTTCAGATGATGGTCTTCGCAAGGGAGCAA TGTTGTTTCTTGCAATCTCAACATTCTTTGAGCTACTTTGCGTCTTTCTCTACGCATTTATGTTTCCTAAATTACCAATCGTCAAATACTACCGAGCAAAGGCTGCTTCTGAAGGATCAATGACAGTTATAGCTGACCTTGCTGCTGCAGGCATTCAATCATCAGTAAAGGATGCAACT GCGATGGAGGATCCGAAGCAGTTCGAGCGCTTAAGTAACAAAGAACTGCTAGTTCAAAATATTGATTATGCTCTCGACCTCTTCCTGATATATGTTGTGACACTGTCAATCTTCCCTGGTTTCTTAGCCGAAGATACAGGTTCTCACAGCTTGGGTTCATG GTATACACTCGTTTTGATTGCCATGTACAATGTCTGGGACCTTGTGGGTAGATATGTACCTCTTCTGAAGCCGATCAAGTTGGTATCAAGGAAAGGTCTCATATTTGCCAGTCTCTTGCGTTTCCTATTCATCCCAGCATTCTATTTCACAGCCAAACATGGAGATCAAGGGTGGATGATAATGTTGACATCCGTCTTAGGAATCAGCAACGGCTACCTCACTGTTTGCGTTCTTACAGAAGCACCAAAAGGATACAAG GGTCCAGAACAAAATGCATTGGGGAACTTGTTAGTTGTTTTTCTGATCGCAGGTCTTTTCTCAGGCGTTGTACTCGATTGGTTATGGCTAATTGGCAAAGGTTGGTAA
- the LOC122011807 gene encoding equilibrative nucleotide transporter 3-like isoform X1, protein MSTHMQSWELDKTKGRFTALFITWLLGNGSLLAWQSMLTIGDYYAFLFPRYHPTRILTLVYQPFALGTIAILAYHEARLNTRRRNLLGYSLFFSSSLGLLVLDLATSGKGGLGIFIGICIASAAFGVADGFVQGGMVGDLSLMCPEFIQSFMAGLGASGTLTSALRLTTKAAFESSDDGLRKGAMLFLAISTSFELLCVFLYAFMFPKLPIVKYYRSKAASEGSMTVTADLAAAGIQSSVKNAALQAMEDPKQFERLSNKELLVQNIDYALDLFLIYVLTLSIFPGFLAEDTGSHSLGSWYILVLIAMYNVWDLVGRYVPLLKPIKLVSRKGLIFASLSRFLFIPAFYFTAKCGDQGWMIMLTSVLGLSNGYLTVCVLTEAPKGYKGPEQNALGNLLVVFLIAGLFSGVVLDWLWLIGKGW, encoded by the exons ATGAGTACCCACATGCAAAGCTGGGAACTCGACAAAACAAAG GGAAGATTTACTGCGTTGTTTATAACCTGGTTACTTGGGAATGGATCTCTTTTGGCGTGGCAAAGCATGTTGACCATTGGGGATTACTATGCTTTTCTCTTTCCG AGATATCATCCAACGAGAATACTCACACTTGTCTACCAACCTTTTGCTCTGGGAACGATAGCCATATTAGCGTATCATGAAGCAAGACTTAATACTAGACGTCGCAACCTGTTAGGCTACTCGCTCTTCTTCTCAAGTTCACTTGGCCTTCTTGTG TTAGATTTAGCAACATCCGGTAAAGGTGGGTTGGGGATCTTCATTGGTATTTGTATAGCGAGTGCAGCATTTGGTGTCGCCGACGGTTTCGTTCAAGGAGGAATGGTTGGTGatttatctttgatgtgcccAGAGTTTATTCAA TCTTTCATGGCTGGGCTCGGAGCTTCTGGGACTCTGACTTCTGCTTTGAGATTAACTACGAAAGCAGCATTTGAGAGTTCAGATGATGGCCTTCGCAAGGGAGCAA TGTTGTTTCTTGCCATCTCAACTTCTTTTGAGCTGCTTTGCGTCTTTCTCTATGCATTTATGTTTCCTAAATTACCAATCGTCAAATACTACCGATCAAAAGCTGCTTCTGAAGGATCCATGACAGTCACTGCTGACCTTGCTGCTGCTGGCATTCAATCATCAGTAAAGAATGCAGCT TTGCAGGCAATGGAGGATCCGAAGCAATTCGAGCGCTTAAGTAACAAAGAACTGCTAGTTCAAAATATCGATTATGCGCTCGACCTCTTCCTGATATATGTCTTGACACTGTCAATTTTCCCTGGTTTCTTAGCCGAAGATACAGGTTCTCACAGCTTGGGTTCATG GTATATACTCGTTTTGATTGCCATGTACAATGTCTGGGACCTTGTGGGTAGATATGTACCTCTTTTGAAACCGATCAAGTTGGTATCAAGGAAAGGTCTCATATTTGCTAGTCTCTCGCGTTTCCTATTCATCCCAGCATTCTATTTCACAGCCAAATGCGGAGATCAAGGGTGGATGATAATGTTGACGTCCGTCTTGGGACTGAGCAATGGCTATCTCACTGTTTGCGTTCTTACAGAAGCACCAAAAGGATACAAG GGTCCGGAACAAAATGCATTGGGGAATTTGTTGGTTGTTTTTCTAATTGCAGGTCTTTTCTCAGGCGTCGTACTCGATTGGTTGTGGCTAATTGGTAAAGGTTGGTAA
- the LOC122011807 gene encoding equilibrative nucleotide transporter 3-like isoform X2, which yields MSTHMQSWELDKTKGRFTALFITWLLGNGSLLAWQSMLTIGDYYAFLFPRYHPTRILTLVYQPFALGTIAILAYHEARLNTRRRNLLGYSLFFSSSLGLLVLDLATSGKGGLGIFIGICIASAAFGVADGFVQGGMVGDLSLMCPEFIQSFMAGLGASGTLTSALRLTTKAAFESSDDGLRKGAMLFLAISTSFELLCVFLYAFMFPKLPIVKYYRSKAASEGSMTVTADLAAAGIQSSVKNAAAMEDPKQFERLSNKELLVQNIDYALDLFLIYVLTLSIFPGFLAEDTGSHSLGSWYILVLIAMYNVWDLVGRYVPLLKPIKLVSRKGLIFASLSRFLFIPAFYFTAKCGDQGWMIMLTSVLGLSNGYLTVCVLTEAPKGYKGPEQNALGNLLVVFLIAGLFSGVVLDWLWLIGKGW from the exons ATGAGTACCCACATGCAAAGCTGGGAACTCGACAAAACAAAG GGAAGATTTACTGCGTTGTTTATAACCTGGTTACTTGGGAATGGATCTCTTTTGGCGTGGCAAAGCATGTTGACCATTGGGGATTACTATGCTTTTCTCTTTCCG AGATATCATCCAACGAGAATACTCACACTTGTCTACCAACCTTTTGCTCTGGGAACGATAGCCATATTAGCGTATCATGAAGCAAGACTTAATACTAGACGTCGCAACCTGTTAGGCTACTCGCTCTTCTTCTCAAGTTCACTTGGCCTTCTTGTG TTAGATTTAGCAACATCCGGTAAAGGTGGGTTGGGGATCTTCATTGGTATTTGTATAGCGAGTGCAGCATTTGGTGTCGCCGACGGTTTCGTTCAAGGAGGAATGGTTGGTGatttatctttgatgtgcccAGAGTTTATTCAA TCTTTCATGGCTGGGCTCGGAGCTTCTGGGACTCTGACTTCTGCTTTGAGATTAACTACGAAAGCAGCATTTGAGAGTTCAGATGATGGCCTTCGCAAGGGAGCAA TGTTGTTTCTTGCCATCTCAACTTCTTTTGAGCTGCTTTGCGTCTTTCTCTATGCATTTATGTTTCCTAAATTACCAATCGTCAAATACTACCGATCAAAAGCTGCTTCTGAAGGATCCATGACAGTCACTGCTGACCTTGCTGCTGCTGGCATTCAATCATCAGTAAAGAATGCAGCT GCAATGGAGGATCCGAAGCAATTCGAGCGCTTAAGTAACAAAGAACTGCTAGTTCAAAATATCGATTATGCGCTCGACCTCTTCCTGATATATGTCTTGACACTGTCAATTTTCCCTGGTTTCTTAGCCGAAGATACAGGTTCTCACAGCTTGGGTTCATG GTATATACTCGTTTTGATTGCCATGTACAATGTCTGGGACCTTGTGGGTAGATATGTACCTCTTTTGAAACCGATCAAGTTGGTATCAAGGAAAGGTCTCATATTTGCTAGTCTCTCGCGTTTCCTATTCATCCCAGCATTCTATTTCACAGCCAAATGCGGAGATCAAGGGTGGATGATAATGTTGACGTCCGTCTTGGGACTGAGCAATGGCTATCTCACTGTTTGCGTTCTTACAGAAGCACCAAAAGGATACAAG GGTCCGGAACAAAATGCATTGGGGAATTTGTTGGTTGTTTTTCTAATTGCAGGTCTTTTCTCAGGCGTCGTACTCGATTGGTTGTGGCTAATTGGTAAAGGTTGGTAA